One Xiphophorus couchianus chromosome 1, X_couchianus-1.0, whole genome shotgun sequence genomic region harbors:
- the LOC114148852 gene encoding NEDD8-activating enzyme E1 catalytic subunit isoform X1 has translation MADAEEPEKKRRRLEDLTEKMAVDSGHMDSDCDWDGRWNHVKKFLERPGPFTHPDFEPSTESLQFLLETCKILVIGAGGLGCELLKNLALSGFRLIHVVDMDTIDVSNLNRQFLFRPKDVGRPKADVAADFINSRISGCKVVPHFKKIQDFDDSFYRQFHIIVCGLDSIIARRWINGMLISLLSYEDGVLDPSSIIPLIDGGTEGFKGNARVILPGMTACIDCTLELYPPQINFPMCTIATMPRLPEHCVEYARILQWAKERPFGDTSLDGDNPEHIQWVFEKSQERAAEFNITGVTYRLTQGVVKRIIPAVASTNAVIAAACATEVFKIATSAYIPLNNYMVFNDVDGLYTYTFEAERKENCTACSQVPQDLQFPPSAKLQEVLEYLTETASLQMKSPAITTTLEGKNKTLYLQSVKSIEERTRPNLCKTLKELGLSDGQEIAVADVTTPQTVLFKINFTA, from the exons AATGGCTGTTGATAGTGGACACATGGATAGCGACTGCGACTGGGATGGTCGCTGGAATCATGTGAAGAAGTTTTTGGAAAGGCCGGGTCCTTTCACCCATCCTGACTTTGAGCCAAGCACCGAG TCTCTGCAGTTTTTATTGGAGACCTGCAAGATTCTGGTCATCGGTGCAGGAGGACTTGGATGTGAACTCCTTAAGAACCTG GCCCTGTCTGGGTTTCGCCTTATTCATGTGGTTGACATGGATACCATTGATGTGTCAAATCTTAATAGGCAGTTTCTTTTCAG GCCCAAAGACGTTGGAAGACCAAAGGCGGATGTGGCTGCTGATTTTATCAATAGTCGTATCTCAGGATGTAAAGTTGTCCC TCACTTTAAAAAGATTCAAGACTTTGATGATTCTTTCTATAGGC AGTTTCACATCATTGTCTGCGGACTTGACTCCATTATTGCTAGACGCTGGATAAATGGAATGCTG ATATCTCTCTTGAGCTATGAAGATGGAGTGCTTGATCCCAGCTCCATCATCCCCCTCATCGACGGGGGGACGGAGGGCTTTAAAGGAAACGCTCGTGTCATCCTGCCGGGCATGACTGCGTGTATTGATTGCACACTGGAGCTGTACCCACCACAG ATAAATTTCCCCATGTGTACCATCGCAACAATGCCGCGGCTACCAGAACACTGCGTGGAATACGCCAGAATATTACAGTGGGCCAAAGAAAGGCCTTTTGGAG ACACGAGTTTAGACGGTGACAATCCAGAACACATTCAGTGGGTGTTTGAGAAATCCCAAGAAAGAGCGGCAGAGTTTAACATCACAGGAGTGACGTACAGACTCACGCAAG GAGTTGTGAAGAGGATTATTCCTGCTGTGGCATCAACTAATGCTGTTATTGCTG CTGCCTGTGCAACTGAGGTCTTTAAAATCGCTAcaag TGCATATATTCCCTTGAACAACTACATGGTTTTTAATGATGTGGATGGACTATACACCTACACCTTTGAAGCCGAGagaaag GAAAATTGCACAGCATGCAGCCAGGTACCTCAAGATCTCCAGTTCCCTCCTTCTGCCAAATTACAAGAAGTTTTAGAGTACCTGACAGAGACGGCCTCCTT ACAAATGAAATCACCGGCCATCACCACAACCCTTGAAGGAAAGAACAAGACTTTGTATCTGCAG TCTGTTAAGTCCATCGAAGAGCGCACAAGGCCAAACCTCTGCAAAACCTTAAAAG AGCTGGGGTTGTCAGACGGACAGGAAATAGCTGTTGCCGATGTCACCACTCCACAGACGGTTCTATTCAAGATTAATTTCACTGCTTGA
- the LOC114148852 gene encoding NEDD8-activating enzyme E1 catalytic subunit isoform X2 has protein sequence MAVDSGHMDSDCDWDGRWNHVKKFLERPGPFTHPDFEPSTESLQFLLETCKILVIGAGGLGCELLKNLALSGFRLIHVVDMDTIDVSNLNRQFLFRPKDVGRPKADVAADFINSRISGCKVVPHFKKIQDFDDSFYRQFHIIVCGLDSIIARRWINGMLISLLSYEDGVLDPSSIIPLIDGGTEGFKGNARVILPGMTACIDCTLELYPPQINFPMCTIATMPRLPEHCVEYARILQWAKERPFGDTSLDGDNPEHIQWVFEKSQERAAEFNITGVTYRLTQGVVKRIIPAVASTNAVIAAACATEVFKIATSAYIPLNNYMVFNDVDGLYTYTFEAERKENCTACSQVPQDLQFPPSAKLQEVLEYLTETASLQMKSPAITTTLEGKNKTLYLQSVKSIEERTRPNLCKTLKELGLSDGQEIAVADVTTPQTVLFKINFTA, from the exons ATGGCTGTTGATAGTGGACACATGGATAGCGACTGCGACTGGGATGGTCGCTGGAATCATGTGAAGAAGTTTTTGGAAAGGCCGGGTCCTTTCACCCATCCTGACTTTGAGCCAAGCACCGAG TCTCTGCAGTTTTTATTGGAGACCTGCAAGATTCTGGTCATCGGTGCAGGAGGACTTGGATGTGAACTCCTTAAGAACCTG GCCCTGTCTGGGTTTCGCCTTATTCATGTGGTTGACATGGATACCATTGATGTGTCAAATCTTAATAGGCAGTTTCTTTTCAG GCCCAAAGACGTTGGAAGACCAAAGGCGGATGTGGCTGCTGATTTTATCAATAGTCGTATCTCAGGATGTAAAGTTGTCCC TCACTTTAAAAAGATTCAAGACTTTGATGATTCTTTCTATAGGC AGTTTCACATCATTGTCTGCGGACTTGACTCCATTATTGCTAGACGCTGGATAAATGGAATGCTG ATATCTCTCTTGAGCTATGAAGATGGAGTGCTTGATCCCAGCTCCATCATCCCCCTCATCGACGGGGGGACGGAGGGCTTTAAAGGAAACGCTCGTGTCATCCTGCCGGGCATGACTGCGTGTATTGATTGCACACTGGAGCTGTACCCACCACAG ATAAATTTCCCCATGTGTACCATCGCAACAATGCCGCGGCTACCAGAACACTGCGTGGAATACGCCAGAATATTACAGTGGGCCAAAGAAAGGCCTTTTGGAG ACACGAGTTTAGACGGTGACAATCCAGAACACATTCAGTGGGTGTTTGAGAAATCCCAAGAAAGAGCGGCAGAGTTTAACATCACAGGAGTGACGTACAGACTCACGCAAG GAGTTGTGAAGAGGATTATTCCTGCTGTGGCATCAACTAATGCTGTTATTGCTG CTGCCTGTGCAACTGAGGTCTTTAAAATCGCTAcaag TGCATATATTCCCTTGAACAACTACATGGTTTTTAATGATGTGGATGGACTATACACCTACACCTTTGAAGCCGAGagaaag GAAAATTGCACAGCATGCAGCCAGGTACCTCAAGATCTCCAGTTCCCTCCTTCTGCCAAATTACAAGAAGTTTTAGAGTACCTGACAGAGACGGCCTCCTT ACAAATGAAATCACCGGCCATCACCACAACCCTTGAAGGAAAGAACAAGACTTTGTATCTGCAG TCTGTTAAGTCCATCGAAGAGCGCACAAGGCCAAACCTCTGCAAAACCTTAAAAG AGCTGGGGTTGTCAGACGGACAGGAAATAGCTGTTGCCGATGTCACCACTCCACAGACGGTTCTATTCAAGATTAATTTCACTGCTTGA